The following coding sequences lie in one Flavobacterium cyclinae genomic window:
- the rpmC gene encoding 50S ribosomal protein L29 yields the protein MKQSEIKNLSAAELQEQLSQLKRTYTDLKNAHAISPIQNPLQLRTLRRSVARLHTELTKRELQ from the coding sequence ATGAAACAATCAGAAATTAAAAATCTATCTGCAGCTGAGTTACAAGAACAACTTAGTCAGTTAAAGAGAACGTATACCGACCTAAAAAATGCTCATGCAATATCTCCAATTCAAAATCCTCTTCAGTTAAGAACTTTAAGAAGATCAGTTGCGAGATTACACACAGAGTTAACTAAAAGAGAGTTACAATAA
- the rplN gene encoding 50S ribosomal protein L14, whose translation MVQQESRLKVADNTGAKEVLTIRVLGGTKRRYASVGDKIVVSIKDATPNGNVKKGAVSTAVVVRTKKEVRRADGSYIRFDDNACVLLNAAGEMRGTRVFGPVARELREKQFMKIVSLAPEVL comes from the coding sequence ATGGTACAACAAGAGTCAAGATTAAAAGTAGCAGATAACACAGGAGCGAAAGAAGTTCTTACGATCCGTGTTTTAGGAGGAACGAAACGTCGTTATGCCTCTGTTGGTGACAAAATTGTAGTTTCAATTAAAGATGCAACTCCAAACGGAAACGTTAAAAAAGGAGCAGTATCAACTGCAGTAGTTGTACGTACCAAAAAAGAAGTGAGAAGAGCTGATGGATCTTACATCCGTTTTGACGATAACGCATGTGTATTGTTAAACGCTGCAGGAGAAATGAGAGGAACTCGTGTTTTTGGTCCGGTTGCCAGAGAACTTCGTGAAAAACAATTCATGAAAATTGTATCATTAGCACCTGAAGTGCTTTAA
- the rpsQ gene encoding 30S ribosomal protein S17, with the protein MEKRNLRKERIGVVTSNKMEKSIVVSQTTKVKHPLYGKFVLKTKKYIAHDETNDCNIGDTVRIMETRPLSKSKCWRLVEIIERAK; encoded by the coding sequence ATGGAAAAAAGAAATTTAAGAAAAGAGAGAATTGGTGTGGTGACTTCAAACAAAATGGAGAAATCTATTGTTGTGTCACAAACTACAAAAGTGAAACACCCATTATACGGTAAGTTCGTGTTGAAAACTAAAAAATATATTGCACACGACGAAACAAACGATTGTAACATTGGAGATACTGTAAGAATTATGGAGACACGTCCATTAAGTAAATCTAAATGTTGGAGATTAGTTGAAATCATTGAAAGAGCGAAGTAA
- the rpsC gene encoding 30S ribosomal protein S3 — protein MGQKTNPIGNRLGIIRGWDSNWYGGNDYGDKIAEDAKIRKYIHARLSKASVSKIIIERTLKLVTVTITTARPGIIIGKGGQEVDKLKEELKKITDKEVQINIFEIKRPELDAYLVATSIARQIESRISYRRAIKMAIAAAMRMNAEGIKVMISGRLNGAEMARSEHFKEGRIPLSTFRADIDYSLAEAHTTYGRMGIKVWIMKGEVYGKRDLSPLVGMDKKQSKSSGSSAPKRDGKPNARKRK, from the coding sequence ATGGGACAAAAGACAAATCCAATCGGAAATAGACTTGGTATCATCAGAGGATGGGACTCAAACTGGTATGGAGGAAATGATTACGGTGATAAAATCGCTGAAGATGCTAAAATCCGTAAATACATCCATGCACGTTTATCTAAAGCTAGTGTATCTAAAATAATTATCGAGAGAACTTTAAAACTTGTAACCGTTACTATCACTACTGCTAGACCTGGTATCATTATCGGAAAAGGTGGTCAAGAGGTAGACAAGTTAAAAGAAGAACTTAAGAAAATTACTGACAAAGAAGTTCAAATCAACATCTTTGAAATCAAAAGACCTGAGTTAGATGCTTATTTAGTAGCAACTTCTATCGCTCGTCAAATCGAAAGCAGAATCTCTTACAGAAGAGCTATTAAAATGGCTATTGCGGCTGCAATGAGAATGAATGCTGAAGGTATCAAAGTTATGATTTCTGGTCGTTTAAACGGTGCTGAAATGGCACGTTCTGAACACTTCAAAGAAGGTAGAATTCCTTTGTCAACTTTCAGAGCTGATATTGATTATTCATTAGCTGAAGCACATACTACTTATGGTAGAATGGGTATCAAAGTATGGATAATGAAAGGTGAGGTTTATGGAAAAAGAGATCTTTCTCCGTTAGTTGGTATGGACAAAAAACAGTCTAAATCATCAGGATCATCTGCTCCAAAAAGAGACGGTAAACCAAACGCACGCAAAAGAAAGTAA
- the rplE gene encoding 50S ribosomal protein L5 codes for MAYIPRLKEEYKSRVIAALKEEFGYKNVMQVPKLEKIVVSRGVGAAVSDKKLVDYAVEELTKITGQKAVATISKKDVASFKLRKGMPIGAKVTLRGERMYEFLDRLITSSLPRVRDFNGIKSTGFDGRGNYNLGVLEQIIFPEIDIDKVNKIAGFDITFVTSAQTDKEAKALLAELGLPFKKN; via the coding sequence ATGGCATATATTCCTAGACTAAAAGAAGAATATAAGAGTAGAGTTATTGCTGCTCTTAAAGAAGAGTTCGGTTACAAAAATGTAATGCAAGTTCCTAAACTTGAAAAAATTGTTGTAAGCCGTGGAGTTGGTGCAGCTGTATCTGATAAAAAATTAGTAGATTACGCTGTTGAAGAATTAACAAAAATTACTGGGCAAAAAGCAGTTGCTACTATTTCTAAGAAAGACGTTGCGTCTTTCAAATTAAGAAAAGGTATGCCAATTGGTGCTAAAGTAACGTTACGTGGAGAAAGAATGTATGAATTCTTAGATAGATTGATTACTTCATCTTTACCACGTGTTAGAGACTTCAACGGAATCAAATCAACTGGATTTGATGGTAGAGGAAACTACAATTTAGGAGTGTTAGAACAAATCATTTTCCCTGAAATTGATATTGATAAAGTAAATAAAATTGCTGGTTTTGATATTACTTTTGTAACATCTGCTCAAACAGATAAAGAAGCAAAAGCATTATTAGCGGAATTAGGATTACCTTTTAAAAAGAATTAA
- the rplP gene encoding 50S ribosomal protein L16 — MLQPKRTKYRKVQKGRMKGVSQRGHELSNGMFGIKSLDSSFITSRQIEAARIAATRFMKREGQLWIKIFPDKPITKKPLEVRMGKGKGAVEYWAAVVKPGKIMFEVGGVPLSVAKEALRLAAQKLPVKTKFIVARDFEA; from the coding sequence ATGTTACAGCCTAAAAGAACAAAATACCGTAAGGTACAGAAAGGTAGAATGAAAGGCGTTTCTCAAAGAGGACACGAGCTTTCTAACGGAATGTTTGGTATCAAATCTTTAGATTCTTCATTTATTACTTCTCGTCAAATTGAAGCAGCTCGTATCGCAGCAACTCGTTTCATGAAAAGAGAGGGTCAATTATGGATCAAAATATTTCCAGATAAGCCTATTACAAAGAAACCATTAGAAGTACGTATGGGTAAAGGTAAAGGTGCAGTTGAATATTGGGCTGCAGTTGTTAAACCTGGTAAAATTATGTTTGAAGTTGGAGGAGTTCCTCTATCTGTTGCAAAAGAAGCGTTACGCTTAGCAGCTCAAAAACTTCCTGTTAAAACTAAGTTTATCGTTGCTAGAGATTTCGAAGCATAA
- the rplX gene encoding 50S ribosomal protein L24, which produces MIKLKIKSGDIVRVIAGDHKGSEGKVLRVLREKNKAVVEGVNMVSKHTKPSAKNPQGGIVKKEAPIHVSNLSLIDPKSKEVTKVGFKQEGDKKVRFSKKSNQVL; this is translated from the coding sequence ATGATAAAGCTAAAAATTAAATCAGGAGATATCGTAAGAGTTATTGCTGGAGACCACAAAGGTTCTGAAGGTAAAGTTCTTAGAGTTCTTCGTGAGAAAAACAAAGCGGTTGTTGAAGGAGTTAACATGGTTTCAAAACATACAAAACCAAGTGCTAAAAACCCTCAAGGAGGAATCGTTAAGAAAGAAGCTCCTATTCATGTGTCTAACTTATCTTTGATTGATCCTAAGTCAAAAGAAGTGACTAAAGTTGGTTTCAAACAAGAAGGAGACAAGAAAGTGAGATTTTCAAAAAAATCTAATCAAGTACTATAG